CTTACCCTTTGCCCTCGAGGGCAGCGCAAATGGGGCTCTTGTAGTTGGCTGCTTCATGGCCACAGGTCATGCAACGTGTTTTAAACAGACTTCCTGtatttcaacaaaaaaacaaaaacaaaatatgaaccAACAATTATCATACAGAAACGTTTGTTTGCCCGCATCAGACATCTTTGCTCACCGTGGATCTCCAGGATGTTTTTGGATCCAGCTCGGTGGTGGAGCTCGTCGATGTTCTGCGTGATGACGGTGACCTTGCGCCCTTGTTTGCTCAGACGCTCCTCACACTCAGCGATGGCCAGGTGAGCGGGATTGGGATCTTTTGTGAGCATGACCTCACGCCGGTAGTGGTAGAACTCCCAAACACGTGAGGGATTTCTGGCAAAGGCCTCAGGCGAGGCCAGTTCCTAACAGTTTTGAATTGTGCAATTAGATTTTTATCATGACCTATGATTCtctctgaaatatttttaaaaactcaaaacaaagcaCGAGAGCTGGTTGTACTGGACCAACAGCTGTAGGTGTATACCTGTGCTTCCCATTTTCTCCAGTAGCCTCCCGCTCCTCTGAAAGTAGGAACTCCGCTCTCCGCACTCACCCCTGCTCCAGTGATGATGGCGATATTCTTGGCTTTGGAGAAAATCTCCCTGAATGCTGCCAGAtctgcacataaacacagcGAGGCAGTGAAATGCTACGACAGTTGTTGCTAACAGATTTGTGGCAGAGACTGTAAATAATCAATTTTACCTGAGCTTGGTCTAGCCATGGCTTGTCTGCCCCCAGGTTTTCTCAAGTGAGCAAATAAAACAGCTCTGCAGGTAAACTGGCGCACAATCATTAGGTTATTGCAACTGGGGAAGAAAGACAAGACCCTGTCACTATTTATAGCTGACTCTATGGCTTTATATCTGATACTCCTTCAACTAGTAAGCCAAAGTTTAACAAATTGAGTTTGTTAAAACAAACATATGAAAGTTTTGTCTCGCGCAGCAGACGTTATTTTGTGCTCCAGTCTAATGGATTTATTGATCAATCCTGAAATGCCTTTGAAACAAAGGTACTGTTAAAGTGATGCTTTATCTGGGTCAGTCCATAGAAACTATTGACTGTCTTGATTAAAATTGTACTATTTATcatcaaagacaaacacagaaatttGTATTTCATAGCATACATGTGTCAAGTCTTACAAAGCTCATACCCATACTCTTAGCTATGAACACATTTGTTCTGTTCACTGTAATCACTCGATCTACCACACAACCACAGTAACCgtataattaaaaaacattttccctGTGTTATTTGACCATCACGCTAAACAGAGTAGATTACAGAAggaatatttaacaaaaaagaaaaatgctgtaagGCAAAGTGTAAACTCACCACcatctgtgtactttttcctcATACCACACTATTTACTCTTAGTGATGTCACTTCAAGAAACATGCGCAGTATTTTTGGTGCAGACGTGCTGTTACCATGGAAGTAATTATGGCCAAATATAAATGATGTTACGTTAACAGGAACATTTTCCTTTATGGACACTATCACTGCATTTTAAGGTAGAATTATCTGTGctactaaaaaaaaagtgtgacatTGACATAGAATATGAGCGCTAAGAAATGATATCCGAAAATCCACATATTTAGAAGAAACCAtgtatttaatgttattttacctataataataaactaagaaatttacttgtttttagtCACTGGAAACTGTATAAAATACACATGCATTATGAATATGTTTATACTGCCCATGCAAACTAAAAAGTTTGTCGTCTGTGGTGTTATACTGTCTCGTTTTTATTGGTTGAGCATTAGTTGTATCTGAACCATTTTTCACTGCTGTCACTTTTGTTAGCTGAAAGGTCATTGTAGCTTTGCTTAAGTCAAAGGTCATATTTAtcacaacacaaacatgcaccTCCTGCTGCCTTAACACTGCTCATTATTCACAATACTACTTACTTAGGTTGCGAAACAAATGATACGGTATTGTTTATCCTAACTAACCGATCAAGGTGTGTACTCGAGCACAGACTGATAGCTGACCATGTATGCTAGGTGGCTAAGCTAACGACATAGAAGCTAGCGCTGGTAACCAAGGAAACAACAGCTAGCATAACATTAGCTTGTGAGGCCAGCATAGCACGTCTTTGTCTGTGTTCATCGATGAACTGGGTTTGTCTGTCAGACACACGGTTTCGCAACACTAACTACCTGGCAGACCGGAGCTTGGACAATTAGCTGGGGCTTTAAGGAAGTGGGAAGGCGTCTTTTCCTCTACTTCGGCTCAGCAACTGCACTGGATTGGCTTCGCTGTGAGGACATGAACCTGTCAGGGAACTCAGCGAGGTTAACAGCAACCCATTTAATCCACTTGTCCAGCAGAGGGAGCATTTGTACTACACTTGTTTTTGCATTGAACGGGTGTTCACACACTGGACAAAGGTATTCAGCTACACTGCCTAATCATTTAATAAAGTTATATGA
The Astatotilapia calliptera chromosome 17, fAstCal1.2, whole genome shotgun sequence genome window above contains:
- the sirt5 gene encoding NAD-dependent protein deacylase sirtuin-5, mitochondrial isoform X2; its protein translation is MFRQPGSVHWRPARLREIRRRSSHSCTRAGRRCRRGGYCNGAGGEEGGEERDREGEKDWILDELLFHCNNLMIVRQFTCRAVLFAHLRKPGGRQAMARPSSDLAAFREIFSKAKNIAIITGAGVSAESGVPTFRGAGGYWRKWEAQELASPEAFARNPSRVWEFYHYRREVMLTKDPNPAHLAIAECEERLSKQGRKVTVITQNIDELHHRAGSKNILEIHGSLFKTRCMTCGHEAANYKSPICAALEGKGAPDPDTRDAEIPVQNLPRCEQTGCHGLLRPAVVWFGETLDADILTRAEKVLDSCDLCLVVPLPRPLWDHLTPRTGAP
- the sirt5 gene encoding NAD-dependent protein deacylase sirtuin-5, mitochondrial isoform X3, giving the protein MIVRQFTCRAVLFAHLRKPGGRQAMARPSSDLAAFREIFSKAKNIAIITGAGVSAESGVPTFRGAGGYWRKWEAQELASPEAFARNPSRVWEFYHYRREVMLTKDPNPAHLAIAECEERLSKQGRKVTVITQNIDELHHRAGSKNILEIHGSLFKTRCMTCGHEAANYKSPICAALEGKGAPDPDTRDAEIPVQNLPRCEQTGCHGLLRPAVVWFGETLDADILTRAEKVLDSCDLCLVVGTSSVVYPAAMFAPQVAVRGVPVAEFNMENTPATMRFKFHFHGPCGTTLPPALARHETEQE